The window TCTGCAGCAGCAACCCCCGAAACCAAGGGCACCGGGAGTCAAGGGTTGGGGGCCCAGAAGGGCTGGCCAGGTGCACTAAGCAGGGTCTCAACAGGCTGAGTAAACCCGCCTACTGATCTTGAATCCTTACCTGTTACCTGGCTGGACTCTGACCCCATTGCCAAAGCCCTGCTCATCCTTCATTGCTACAGGCTGAGCAGCTGGTAGGGGGCATGCCCTCCCGCCCCTGGCCCCACTGCACTGACCCCCACCCTCAGGAGGCTGTGGGACGACTCCGAACTCCTCGCAAAGCTAGGAACTGGGTGTGGGTACAGCCATGACAACCTGGGGCTTTCTAGCTCAGTGCTCCTGTATTTGCGGAGGCCGGGCCGGGACCCCTCTTGGTTAGGAGGTGGCCTAGCTATCCGGCCCGAGCCCCGAGCCCCCCGTCCCCCTTGCTCACATGACTCCCTAGTGGAGGGCCCTCTCAGCCCCTAGACCGCAGGTCAGCACGTCAGCCTCCAACTGTTTTTCTGTGACTGTTGCTCGCCGTGTAGGCTGCTAAACATCTGGCTGAACCAAGCGTTCATCCTGACCTGAAGCTAGAACCTCAGAAACAAAAGTAAGGCCTGCTCATGCCCTCGCCCTGCTGCCCCAGAGACCTCCTCGTctctttggtgttttgttttctacttttatttttcgtTTTTGTGTGTCTGCATGGTGTTTTTCGGGCAGCGGCTCCTGCCATCATCACCAGATGTTTCTTTTCTGGCTGCTCTCCTGAGCAGGGCCACCGCGGAAGCCCTTCTTCCTGCTGGTCATGCGGGAGCAGTCCCGCCCTCTTTTTTCCTGTCCCCATTGGTAGTCTGCGTGCACGTGTTTTCCGCAGTAAAACCGTGTTGTGTAACTCTTTCCAGCAAAGTAACAATCCGCCATTACAAAGGTCGTCCTCCTTGATCCAGTTAACGAGTCAGAACTCTTCTCCCAATCAGCAGAGAGCCCCGCAGGTCATCGGGGTCATGCAGAGTCAAAACAGCAGCGCAGGCAACCGGGGACCCCGGCCGCTGGAGCAGGTCACCTGTTACAAGGTGagtcctggggctgggggatggggcagggtcTTCACAGTCAGGGGCTGTTCCCTCATTCCCCAGACagttaattttgaaaaaggaaaacatctatGTTTTTGCTGACCATAAAAGTGACAATGGGCTACTCTGGTGGGCTAGAGACCATGCTGCTTCCTTCCACGACACACCAGAGCCAACAGAACGATCATACATGCTGTTGAATGCAAGGACAGAGtttgaaggaaagggaggggaatcTTCCAGAGGCCAGTAACAAAATGGAAGCATGGGTTAAGGGAAGGGAGTAAGCCCTGAAGCTTCTGGATGTCCTCACATCCCACAAGGGCACATACCCGAATGAGAGAGACAGCTTTACCACCcaggaaaaaaacagattagaatcccccTGAACAGAGTGGGACGCTCAGGGGAAGGGTAAACTTTTAAAAGTCCTGCTAGAAAACTTGTATTGTTCTTGGCTCTGGATGGAAAGGGGGGAGAAAAGTGCCTTGAGACTTCATAGTCACTAACGGACCCTTCATGAGTTTGGGGCTGTATGCACACCCTTGGTGAAAGCTATACAGACTTGAATTTTCTAATCGGAAACAGCCCCAAATGTGGGCCCCTGGAATCTGGCTCTATGAGGAATTTATTCTCAGCCCAACCACACAGAATTCCCACAGCTAAAGTTCCGAAGAATGAGTTCATAATCAAAAATCACAAAACCTAGAAGGAAGCAAACCCCACTGAGGGAAGTCAGCAGAAACAACTGATAGTAGAACTAGGCTTCAAAAACTTCAGATTTCAGTATTATACAAAATACAGAATTAGTACACGCTTTCTGTAAAAACATTTAGAGGACAGAGATGTTTCAGGTACACAGTGTTATCTCTATTCCCACCTTTCCTAAAACAGCCACTTGACTTAGTGTGCTGTGTTGTCAcgatttttggttttggtgttcCTTCAGGCCCCATGGGGGACCCCACTTAGAGGACAGCTGTGCCAAACTTACATAAGCACAATGAAAGTACATTTTAATGTACATAGGGCCCTAGTATGTATAACTTTCTATAGTCTCTTTTTCTTAATACTATGTTGTGGATTGAACTATGTCAATATATGTGAATGTAATCGGTTTCACTGGCTGTGTAATATAACTGCAATTTACTTTCCCAGTTCTCTGCGGATAGCAGTTTATAGTTTTTGTTACTAAAAACCATGCTGAATCTGACACTTAGATCTCTGTGAGCTCTAGTCTGATAGCAGCATCCATACCTACAAGTAGAAGGTCTGAGTCAAGGGGCGTACGCTTAGCTTAAATTGTTCCTAGAACTTTCTCTTAAGAAAGGCTAAGCCACTTCCCACAGCCATCACTCACTCACTGAGCACCTGCCCTGGGCCAGCTCTACTGAGAGAACCAAGACTGTTATTGCTGTTTCCCAGGAGGGGTTTGTGTTCTgcaaggaggggaaggcaggTGCCCCCAAGCACTCCCAGGTGCTTTAACTAAAGTTAAATGTGCACTTGGGTTCACAGAATGCCTCAGAGATTTGAGCCTGAGCCCTCCCAGGTGAGGAGAGAACAGACAGCTTCTGACCAGTCATTCGTCAAGTACGAGGAAACAGAGGCATTGTAGCTGTTCTCtggacaccccccgcccccaccctgccccaggacTCTGCAGCGAGGCCTCTGAAGCCAGCTCTCCCAAGTCCTGGAACTTACAAAGGTGTAGCCAGAACCCAACAACCTCTTCTCACGTCAGGCTCTTCATAGTTGATATTCAAGACACCTTGTAGGAATCCTGGGTTCTCCAGGGCCAGCTGTGGAAGCTGACAGATATGCCAGGTGCTGTGAGCAGGGCCCCAGTGAGTCCTTCCCTCTGGTGATCTCACCAGAGGGTCAGCCGGCAGCTCCACAGGCCACTCATCCAAAGTCACACATACATATCAGACAGCCTTGGAAAACGCAGGCACTGTGGGGTCAGGGGGATAGAGCAGACGAGAGATCTAGGCATTCCAGGGTGAGGAAGCTGGGGATGGGAAAGCACTGGGTGCATTAGTGCAGGGTGAGTGCTCCTACCCGTCTCCTGACCCTTGTCCCGTGCTTGAGGCTGCCATTCACTaccttttaattcctttctttttggggagtgaaaagaatgaatgaagagaagcTAAGGCAGGGCCTGGAAAATCAGAGCTGGGACAGGTCAGAGTCAGTGCTAGATTTTTCAAGTGATTTTCTGGGTCTGTTCACCCAAGTCTAACCATTGTCCCATCTCTCTGATCCTGTAACCAAAACttgccccggggcgggggggggggggttgcttaAGCAAGGGTGCAAGAGGCAGGCAGGAAAACTGTGGGTGCAGCCCGCCCTCCGTGTCCATGCCAATGACTCCCCGAGTTGGGGAAGGAGCCTTGTGGCTTCTCTCACCTTGTTGCCTCCCGTCTTCAGACAGTGCCTCAGAAAGGTAAGTGACTGGCCAGCCTTCCAGAGGGGCTTGGTCCCCAGACAGGTGGGGGAGCTCGATGCCCATGGGATTCTCCTCATCCTGCCACCCACGACAGACCTTCCATGGATAGGTCCCATGTTTGACATGGGCCCAGCCTGCAGAAACCCCTGCTGTGTGCTCTCAGGTCACCCTCTGGCTCTGCAGCCCCCTTCCATCTGCCAAGTTCCTGGAGTTTCTGCAGTTTCTGTGATACCTTTGGAGTTTCTTCGTTGTGTCTGAATGAAAGTCTGGATGACTGAGAATTTTGGAGTCCCCATACCGAACCTGGTATTTGGCAGGTGCTACCTTACCTGAAAATTGCATTTGAAAACGGTGTTGTTTttttgtctcctccctccctccctgctgttcCCAGTGTGGCGAGAAAGGACACTACGCCAACAGATGCACCAAAGGCCACTTGGCCTTTCTCAGTGGACAGTGACAGCAGCTGGAGCCAGCTCAGAGCAGCCCAAGGGTCCCCACTCTCGGGGACCACCCTGGGCCATCCTTGGGAGCGTGCACATAACTGTTTAATGCCAGTGTTGGTGCAACTCTGGCTGGAGCAGGCAGGCAAGCACGCCAGGGTTCATCATTCTGAGGGGCTACGTCTGACAGTTTCCCTATTGTTTGctgtaaacttttttaaaaggggaCAAGTGCTCCAGTTTGGTCAAGTCGGCATCATGTCTGTCTAGGCATCGACACCTGTCCGCAATTCCCTGCACACcgccctctggggaggggaggaagcggTGGGTAAGGGCTCCTGCCAAGCAGTCTGTAGGGAAGGCAGCCCTTCCCCTCGAGGCCTCATTAAACACCAGTTCTTGGTGACCCCAGGGGCTGTTGGATCATTTAAAGCTGGTCATGCCTGCTTCCTCCACATCCTGCTGAATTCAGAAGCTGTGCCTGTCCGTGTGACTTGAATGAGGCGGCCCCTTGGGACAAACTTAAGTGCGCTCCTTCTCTCTACGACTGGGCCCTGCTCCAAGGTGGCAGTGGTTGAGAGGAAGGGCACAGGGCTCTCAAGTGAGGGGCTTTTTGTTCTGGGCTCCTTTCCTTGGAGCGCCTCCTTATCAGTGGCATGGCTGAAGGTATGCCTTAAGCTGGAGCTGCAGACCACCCAGTAAATCGATGACACAGTCTATCTGTGCACCTACCTCCTGCCCCTGAACCTGGAAATGTGAGACTGTCACCTGCAGCCTGCTGGGCAAGTGGGCCTGTTCAAGTTCAGTTACAAGAACAATTTTTATGAGATCGATTAAAGCTTGTTTTTTAAGCTGCGTCTGGTTACTTCAGGGACCCACACCAAGGAGAGGACTCTTGCTCCTGGCTGCactcaatgcctggcacaaagcttCCATACCAGAGCTTGCTTGTCCCCTTTCAACAAACGTGAACctgctggaaggaaggaaggaagggcctcTGTACTGGCAGCTGGTGAAGTCTGGAAGCTCAGCCTCTGGAACAGCCACATAGTAGGTCTCCTTCATTTCAGATGCTGGATGATACTTGCTTATTCAAATTTGGATCTTCTAGGAGAGAATTAGCCGCAGCATCTCACCCCTTAGACTCCATGCCGTATATGTGCTTACCACACACCTCAAGAGGCCAATTCTGGCCCTCATATCACTttactgaagacttttttttttttttttaatgtttattatttttgaggggagtagaggggggagacagaggatctgaaacaagctctgtgctgacagcagagcgcctgatgcaggccttgaactcacaaactgaggttataaactgagccgaagtcagatgcttaaccaactgacccacccaggcacccctactgaaGACCTTTGATGAAGGGTAAGGATGAAGGTGTTGGAAATGGGCAGCTGTGAGCTTCTGTCAGGGCCTGTGTTTTCCCTCGCTCCCCTGAGTCATCCCACTGAACTTCCTACAGGTTCTGTGGCCTGAGAAATGCAGAaaggttggggaggggaaggcattCTTAAGAACTCTGGGCACCAGTTCCCCAGTTCCGTAGATGTAAAACCATCAGCCGACAAGAGGCCAGAAGTATGCAACATTCAAGGCAAAGAGCAGGGAAACCCCTCTGGGCACTTGACAGGCTTAACTAGATGACACCCCCACCTACGGTAAGCTGGGATGAGACCCCAAAGCAGTGGTAGGAAGCCCCCCGTGGATTCAAAGCGCTGGGCATTCCACAAGAACCCCAGCTCTTAGAGCTCTTAGAGGGCAGGGAAATGGCTCGACCAGGGAAGCAGTCTGAGTATCAGTCATCTTTTATTGGACATTAATTCTGAATTAGGATATGAAAGGATTCAAAGGTCACGGTCAGGAATGCCGAATCTGCCTCCATACTGGGCCCTCTTCAGTGGTACTTGCGTAGCCGCTCATGTTCTGAAGTTAGAAAGGCAAGGTGGTAAGTTTCAGGTAAGGTATAGTGAAAGCACAAGACGACAGGAGGGCTTGCGGCTAAATTCACATAAAAGCGTCCTGAGAACTTTCGGGAGACAACCCAGAACCTGCCTGCCAGCATCTGGGCAGAATCCACAGACCTGGAGGTACAAAGGCATCTCGAGCGAATCTGCTGCCTGGCCAGCCTCTTCCTTCCCAAAAGGAACACACACTCAAAAGTCCCCAAGATTCTGGCCTTCAGAGCTAGCATCACCTGGATTTCACAGACTGGCAAGGGGCCAGACACTGTAAGAAACTGCCCATGAAACCCAGTCCGTGGCTGCCATTGGAGCTGTTTGGGCATCTCCCACCACAGGAGATCCTCTCTGGTCTTAGAACCAGGAAAAGCCAGCCTCTTCCAGAGCACTGAACAGACCCTGGATTGTACCACTCAACCTGTTTCTCTCTTCGCGCTGGCTGCTGGGAAGATGAAGCTCCACGGAGCCCTGCAGTACCTTAGAGAACGCTTCCCAAGTGTTACTTTTATCCCAGCTTCATGTcactttttcctgtattttctctttgccaCAACTTTCTCACTTAAAATAACATCCTACGTTCTATATTCTAACAAGTCCCTCCCAATCTTTCAATTGTCGGTAGAATGATGTACTTGTAAACCTGACCGCAAACCAATACCACCCTGATGAGAGAAACCCCACTGAAGGGAAGGCAATCTGAGAGACACTCACTGAGTTCCTTGTAACACCGACAATAGTTGAAAAGCACATAAGCTGCCAGCACCATAGAAATTCCAGCAACGCTCCCTTTCTTCACATTGACATACTTGTTGTAATACCGGTAGTAACCTGCAAACAGgagaggagggcactttttgctTTGCTGTGAATGAGGCACACACTTCAAAGTGGAGGCTGGCTTAAATTCAGGGATCCAGTCCTGCTGTGGCTCTTGAAGCCACTCACCCCTAAGTTCACTGGCTGATAAAGGGAAGAGCACAAGTGCCCCATGGGTTTTGCCCCAGGAGCCCAGGACAAGACCCCACTAGGCAGGCCCACCTTGATTCTGCTCCTGTGCTCTCTGGCTCAGCCTGTTAGCCTTTGATCCTACCTCACCCTCACCTCCAGCCCTATGCGATCTTCTTACCCTAATTCTGACCCAAAATCCAACCTCAGTAAGGGCCACTTAGCTGTGGCCAGCTGGGTCAGCCTATCAGGGAAGAGGAAGGCTTTGTGCGATCATCTCTTTTCTGGGTACCCCCACCAGTGAGGAAAGTTTCTGCCTTCTGGGCTCATGGGTTAGttgacaaaaagaatgaagtgatcCTAGAAGGCCCTAGTTTACAACTGTGAGGGAAGCTGTGAAGGAGCAGTACAGGGAGCTGTGGGCATGAACAGGCCACGTTCACTCAGGCTGAGGAGTCAGGGACTGTCGTAAACTAAGtatggggaaaaggcagagtgTTCTAATCTGGGTTCAGGAAAGGCCTCAGGGCAGAAGGAAACATGGCACACAAGAGCCAGCTACAGGGTGGccagaactggaaagaaaaatggaaggaaggtttccccaccacacacacacccaggaagCTGGAGACCACACAGGTCCCCTTGGGGTGATGTGGGTGTCTAATTCTTGGAATGAGGACACTGGTTCTACAGGACTGATTCTGATCATGCACAGCCCGAAGCATAGATGATTTCAAACATTCGTCCTGGAAGTTTGTTGCCTGGCAGAGATACGAGCATTACATTACAGACTGATGGCTACCATGCTTCAAActcaatttcctctttaaggAAAATCTTACAATGTAAAAATGCTCACAGACATATTTAAGACAAAGGCAGTGGTACTGATTCCAAGcagcagaaaacattttcttggcTGAAATCTCTTAGAGCCAGACTCTGATAGGACCAGTCACGGAGATCCAGGGGCTAACCACtcatctctgtccttctctccatAACTTATCAGGCTGAGCTAGCTCAGGGCAAAAAGAGACCTGggcatttgcttttgtttacacATGTCCAAAGGCTCTGACCTCTTTGAAATGCGCCAGCAATGCCTCTAGGGGTGAAATCTCGCATCAGTATCCAGCCTGGAAGCTCTCCTAGCTTCACATCCATGAGCTTCTTCTCTTTCACTGGTACTAAAAAGGAAGAGTAGAAAGACACACTGAAAAATCTCCAGTGAGACAAACAGCATCCTTCTATGTCACTTATTTCAACCATTCAATAAGATCACTACAGAGAGGTTACACACAGGTAATATTATGAGTAAATATATTATACCATATTCATTTTAAGTCAGAGTCTGTATAAAGCGACAGCTGTATTAATGAACAAGATTCTGAAGAACAGTAACTATGTAAAAACAACCTAAGGGCCATGAGGAAGAAAGTAAAGTGGAGGACCAAAAAACTGTTGCAAAACTAATATTTACATGTATCAGCTCACTGAATCTTCACAGCAGGTGGCTGATGCCTTTATTTTATAAGGGGTAGGGGAGACTGGCTCAGAGAAATTGGGTCAAttggccaaggtcacacggcaTGCAGGGAGCGGAGGCAGTGCTCAACCTCAGGTCATCAAGACAATCTGATTTCTACTTCAAGCAACCGACCTGGGACCACAGATGTCTAATGGCTTAATACAAACCACTCCAAATCATCCACTGGGCCCCAGAAAATATTCCAATGAGAGTCTGGGgacagagatgaggaagggctCCTGGTTGAGGCCATACTGTACTCATCTCAACTTAAGAGTAAAATAGGAGGGGGACCGGGGAAGACCACAGTGGGGGAGAACTGGGAATGTTCAGATGCTCATAAGAAGGCAAtggtccggggcgcctgggtggctcagtcggttaagagtccgacttcggctcaggtcatgatctcgtgtttcatgagtttgagctccgtgtcaggctctgtgctgacagctcagagcctggagcctgcctctgattctgtgtctccctctctctgtccctcccctgctcatgctctctctctttctcaaagaataaataaacattaaaaaaaaatttttttaaataagggaatGGTCTCCCTTTCCATCCTCCCCATAGAGATCAACTTTAAAAAGCTGCTGAGCAGGTATCCTCTTCAGGGTAAGGAGTCAAAGACTACTGTCCTTTCTTAAAGATGACCGACCAGAGAAGGAGCCAGATTAAATCACTCAAAGGTTTCTTCTCCATTTTGGGGATCCAAGGAAAGACTAAAGTTCCTTCAGGAGTCCACTAAGGGGAATCCCACAGATCTCAATATCTCCCAACATTTAACAAGGGCAAGGATTGTTGGGTCATAAACAGAAATACAAGGCTTAATGGCAGCTTCTAACTTGCTATAGGTCATCTGGAGAAGCAAACATTTGGCCCAGATGGACCAGACTGAGTGTTTGTCAATAAGCCACAGGTGACAAGTGGAGGCACAAGCCTATGACTTGCATACATAGCTTTAGGGTCATGGTTTAGACTGCCTGTCCCAAACAAACTGGCCCCAACCTTCCATCTAGACTCATCCAACAAAtatggagcacctactgtatgtCAGGCAGCATGCTATGCACTGTGGGTACAGCACTGACTGCAGACAAGAGCCTTGCTCTCAGGAGCCAACATTCTATCGCCAGACAACCATTTCATCCATTCGCCATACTTCAGTCAGACCCCTTTCTGCTTATTCACCTGAGGGCTTTGGTATGTGCAGTGCTCCCAAGCCACCACATGGCTATCTCAACTTAAATGCTATGTCCTAAAAggcctccttcccccctccttatCTCAAGCACTAGCACTACCCTCCCATATAACCTCCGAGCTCCAGTTTCCTTGTCTATTAAATGGCTATTCCAAGCACTGAATGAGAATCTATGTAAAagcatttggggtgcctgggttgctcagtcaattaagcatctgacttcagctcaggtcatgatctcacagttcgtgagttcgagtcccacattgggtgagctcatgccccacttcaggtgagtcttactttctctctctctgccccttacttgcaccctctctctttaaaaaaaaaaaaaaaaaaaaagcatttcaaacaGTACTCAGAACTGtcaactgttggggcgcctgggtggcgcagtcagttaagcgtccgacttcagccaggtcacgatctcgcagtccgtgagttcgagccccgcgtcaggctctgggctgatggctcagagcctgcagcctgtttccgattctgtgtctccctctctctctgcgcctcccccgttcatgctctgtctctctctgtccccaaaaaataaataaacgttgaaaaaaaaaattgttaaaaaaaaaaaaaaaaaaagaactgtcaactGTTAATATTATTGTTGAAATGTCATTAAGATctacactaggggcgcctgggtggctcagttagttaagtgaccaacttgggctcaggtcatgatctcgcagtttgtgagtttgagccccacgtcaggctctgaactgacagctcagaacctggagcccgtttcagattctgtgtctccctctctctgcccctcccctgcggactctgtctctctttccttcaaaaataaacattccaaaaaaattattaaaaaaaagatctacactatggtgaaacaaacaaaagacaaaggtaGAGAAAGAAATGGCATACAAACCAAACTTTAATAcatttttgggtttgtttttttttaatgcttatttttgagaaatagggaggaggggcaggagagatgggggacagaggatccaaagcaggctccgcgctgacagcaaagagcctgatgtggggctcaaaccacaaaccgtgagatcatgacctgagctgaagtcagactgaaCCGAATGATcaactcaggcaccccaaactttaGTACATTTTAAGCATAAAGAACTTTAGGGATTAATCACACCCTTTAGTTCTGTGCAGAGAACTGATTAGTTTGGcagtatttttgaaatatgagACAGTCTCAAATGAACCAAATCTCTGCTGGAGAGTTTAGTGTCTATGATGTTAACCCAACAGCAAACAATAATGTCATTCGAGAATGATTACCTTTCTCTGTCACCCTGTCCAAGCTATTCCTAGGTAAGTTTAATAGTACACATCTTACATGCCCTTTCTGTCTTCACTTGGATCAGGAGGCTTTATTTATAGTTCAAGGATAACTATACCACATTTCTTCTTAACATTTACTCCATACCTTTGCGACAGTCTCAAAGCCTTCTTGCATGCAGTGAGGAATACAAACATGTCATTCTAAAACCAACTGGCTTTAAATATGAATACATGGTGGGGAGTGCATGAGAAAGGtatagatggaactagaatggCAGAATGTTGCTAACTGTTGACACTAGGTAATGAGTATAAAGCATTCATTACATTATCGTTTCCTTTGTATTTGAAGTCTTCCATAATAAAGTTTAACAATgcttttaaggggtgcctggatagctcagctggttggttaagtgtccaactcttggtttcggcttagatCATGTTCTCAccgtcatgggactgagccccgtgtggagtgctgcactgaacatggagcctgcttgggattctgtcccttcctccccttctgccGCTCCCCATGGTctccctcaagaaaaaaaaaaatttatttaaaaataaaattggggcgcctgggtggcgcagtcggttgagcgtccgacttcagccaggtcacgatcttgcggtccgtgagttcgagccccgcgtcgggctctgggctgacggctcagagcctggagcctgcttccgattctgtgtctccctctctctctgcccctcccccgttcatgctctgtctctctctgtccaaaaaataaataaatgttgaaaaaaaaaattttttttaaataaataaataaataaaaataaaattataaaaaatacattaaaagtataCATGATTTTAATAATAGGACCACGTTGGGGGAGATGTGCAAAAGAAACACTTTTTccattaaagtttttttgttggggcacctgggtgcctcagtcagttaaatgtccaactttggctcaggtcatgatttctcggttgagttcgagccccgtgtcgggttctgtgctgacagctcagaacctggagcctgcttcagattctgtgtctccctctctctctgccccttccccactcacgttctctctcttaaaaataaataaacattaggggcgcctgggtggtgcagtcggttaagcgtccgacttcagccaggtcacgatctcgcggtccgtgagttcgagccccgcgtcgggctctgggctgatggctcagagcctggagcctgtttccggttctgtgtctccctctctctctgcccctcccccgttcatgctctgtctctctctgtcccaaaaataaataaacgttgaaaaaaaaaattttttttttaataaataaacattaaaaaattgaaaaaacaaaaaaaagcttgtttttttgtttggttttgtttttgtttttttgagagagagtgagtgcatgctggagaggggcagagacagagggagagagaattccaagtgtcagtacagagcccgataaagggctcaatctcaggaaccatgagatcatgacctaagccaaaaccaagggtcagatatttaacggactgagccacccaggcgccccaagaaaaaccGTATTTTAACTATGAAAACATACTCACATCGTGACCACATTCAGGGGCTGGCATGGTGCCTTGGCACATCACAGGAGAAAAGgccaacaatttaaaatttatttttctatatatttagacATATAGAGTGTTTCCttaacaaaaactaaacatttataagcatgggggtgggggtgggggggtgggaatcacATTAGGCTTAAGGAAAGCCAAACACAGCACCATCACAAAACTCCAGGAGATGAACAGATTCATCAGAGATGCATCTATACTTTTTCCAAGAATTTCTCTTAATGGAAGACAAAGACCTCAGTCTTTAGGCAGTCATACTGGAACCCTCCCCCAACACTTCTGCAGTGCCGCACATCCCTCTGCACTCTACCA is drawn from Leopardus geoffroyi isolate Oge1 chromosome E3, O.geoffroyi_Oge1_pat1.0, whole genome shotgun sequence and contains these coding sequences:
- the ATP5MF gene encoding ATP synthase subunit f, mitochondrial isoform X2 encodes the protein MWSRLPVKEKKLMDVKLGELPGWILMRDFTPRGIAGAFQRGYYRYYNKYVNVKKGSVAGISMVLAAYVLFNYCRCYKELKHERLRKYH
- the ATP5MF gene encoding ATP synthase subunit f, mitochondrial isoform X1; the encoded protein is MASPVPVKEKKLMDVKLGELPGWILMRDFTPRGIAGAFQRGYYRYYNKYVNVKKGSVAGISMVLAAYVLFNYCRCYKELKHERLRKYH